The following proteins are co-located in the Paenibacillus sp. JNUCC32 genome:
- a CDS encoding amino acid permease, with translation MKNNELKRGLEARHIQMIALGGTIGVGLFMGSASTIKWTGPSVMLAYAIVGIFIFFIMRAMGEMQYIEPSTGSFATFGHKYIHPLAGYVTAWSNWFQWVIVGMAEIIAVGTYMKYWFPDLPAWIPGLVAMAILGAANLFSVKSFGEFEFWFAMIKIVTIVLMIVAGLGLILFGLGNGGNAIGFSNLWQHGGFFTGGWSGFFFALSLVIGAYQGVELIGITAGEAKNPQKTLMSATQSIIWRILIFYIGAIFVIVTVYPWNQLQALGSPFVATFAKVGITAAAGIINFVVITAAMSGCNSGIFSAGRMLYTLGVNGQAPKIFTKLSRNGVPLLGTIGVLAGLGLGVFLSYIAPENLFVHVYSASVLPGMVPWFVILISQINFRRTKGSALDDHPFKMPFAPVTNYVTIAFLLLVLVGMWINDETRISLITGIVFLGIVVISYYASGVNKAQNNRE, from the coding sequence ATGAAGAACAACGAACTAAAGAGGGGGCTCGAAGCTCGCCACATTCAGATGATTGCTTTGGGCGGCACCATCGGTGTCGGGTTATTTATGGGTTCGGCAAGCACGATCAAATGGACAGGTCCATCGGTGATGCTTGCGTATGCTATTGTAGGGATTTTTATTTTCTTCATTATGCGCGCAATGGGGGAAATGCAGTACATCGAACCGAGCACGGGATCGTTTGCGACCTTTGGCCATAAGTACATTCATCCCTTGGCGGGCTATGTGACGGCCTGGAGCAACTGGTTCCAATGGGTGATCGTCGGGATGGCGGAAATCATTGCCGTTGGGACGTACATGAAGTACTGGTTTCCGGATTTGCCCGCTTGGATACCAGGGCTCGTCGCCATGGCGATTCTCGGTGCAGCCAACCTGTTCTCCGTGAAATCGTTTGGTGAATTCGAGTTTTGGTTTGCCATGATTAAAATCGTAACCATCGTCTTGATGATTGTTGCCGGGCTCGGTCTGATTTTGTTCGGATTAGGCAATGGCGGAAATGCGATCGGATTTTCTAACTTGTGGCAGCATGGAGGCTTTTTTACCGGCGGATGGTCAGGCTTTTTCTTTGCTCTCTCGTTAGTGATCGGAGCCTATCAAGGCGTCGAGCTGATAGGGATTACGGCAGGTGAGGCCAAAAACCCGCAAAAAACGTTAATGAGCGCGACGCAAAGCATTATCTGGCGCATTTTGATCTTCTATATCGGCGCGATTTTTGTGATTGTTACGGTCTACCCTTGGAATCAGCTGCAAGCCCTCGGCAGTCCGTTCGTTGCCACGTTTGCGAAAGTCGGCATTACTGCGGCAGCCGGAATTATCAACTTTGTTGTCATCACCGCCGCCATGTCGGGCTGCAACAGCGGAATATTTAGCGCAGGACGCATGCTTTATACGTTAGGAGTCAATGGACAGGCACCGAAAATATTTACGAAACTGTCCCGTAACGGCGTGCCCCTGCTGGGAACGATCGGCGTACTCGCGGGGTTGGGCCTTGGGGTGTTTTTAAGTTATATCGCACCGGAAAATCTGTTTGTGCATGTGTACAGCGCCAGCGTGCTTCCCGGTATGGTGCCGTGGTTCGTCATTTTGATCAGTCAAATCAATTTCAGAAGAACCAAGGGGAGTGCCTTGGATGATCATCCGTTCAAAATGCCTTTCGCCCCGGTGACCAACTATGTGACGATTGCTTTTTTGCTTTTGGTGCTGGTCGGTATGTGGATTAACGATGAAACTCGGATTTCCTTGATTACAGGCATTGTTTTCTTGGGTATTGTCGTGATCAGTTATTATGCTTCCGGGGTTAACAAGGCACAAAATAACCGTGAGTAA
- a CDS encoding Vat family streptogramin A O-acetyltransferase codes for MPYGPDPNAIYPNEAIKSICYIKNVVTRPNIIVGDYTYYDDLNGAEKFEEHVTHHYEFIGDKLIIGKFCAIAKGIEFVMNGANHRMHSVTTYPFNIMGNGWEKSTPALADLPLKGDTVIGNDVWIGQNVTVMPGVHIGDGAIIAANSVVVKDVPPYHIAGGNPCRVIKKRFEDELIDHLLAIQWWDWPARKIFDHLETLCSGDLTKIKEI; via the coding sequence ATGCCATATGGGCCCGACCCTAATGCAATCTACCCGAATGAGGCCATAAAAAGTATTTGCTATATTAAAAACGTAGTGACACGTCCCAATATTATTGTCGGCGACTATACCTATTATGACGATCTAAACGGTGCCGAAAAATTCGAAGAGCATGTCACGCACCACTATGAATTTATTGGTGACAAGCTGATTATCGGGAAGTTTTGCGCAATCGCAAAGGGGATTGAATTCGTCATGAATGGCGCCAACCATAGAATGCACAGTGTTACTACCTATCCATTCAACATCATGGGCAACGGTTGGGAGAAATCGACTCCGGCACTGGCCGACTTACCCCTAAAAGGCGACACCGTCATTGGCAACGATGTGTGGATTGGTCAAAACGTGACCGTAATGCCCGGTGTACACATTGGCGACGGAGCCATCATAGCGGCCAATTCGGTTGTTGTAAAAGATGTCCCCCCTTATCATATTGCAGGCGGGAACCCTTGCAGGGTTATTAAGAAAAGATTTGAAGACGAACTCATCGACCATCTCCTTGCCATCCAATGGTGGGATTGGCCTGCTCGGAAAATTTTTGACCATCTTGAAACGTTATGCAGCGGAGATCTGACTAAAATCAAGGAAATATAA
- a CDS encoding glycosyltransferase, whose translation MKNKWLLALTLVFVISTTQAVAPVQAMVGEKKNSDCISPKAVQLKGEMEKVWIDHTIWTRSYIVSAISNRPDQKDVLDRLLRNQQDIGNVIKPYYGEAAGNKLADLMREHILIAVKIVAAAKAGKQSEVDKLEADWHRNADDIAKFLSAANPNWQFKELQDMLYTHLQLITEIVVSCIKGDWKADIAATDKNEIHMIHLADILTEGIVKQFPEKF comes from the coding sequence GTGAAAAACAAATGGTTGCTAGCGTTAACCTTAGTGTTTGTAATTAGCACGACGCAGGCCGTAGCGCCTGTGCAAGCCATGGTGGGCGAGAAGAAGAATTCGGATTGCATAAGTCCCAAAGCAGTCCAATTGAAAGGCGAAATGGAGAAGGTTTGGATCGACCATACGATATGGACAAGAAGCTATATCGTGAGTGCCATATCCAATCGTCCTGATCAGAAGGACGTTCTGGACCGGCTTTTGCGAAACCAGCAGGACATTGGCAACGTGATCAAACCTTACTATGGGGAAGCCGCCGGGAATAAGCTTGCCGATCTAATGAGAGAACATATTCTGATTGCAGTGAAAATCGTGGCTGCGGCCAAGGCTGGCAAACAGTCGGAAGTGGACAAATTAGAGGCGGATTGGCACAGAAACGCTGACGATATCGCCAAATTCTTAAGCGCAGCGAATCCGAACTGGCAGTTTAAAGAGCTCCAGGATATGTTATATACGCATCTCCAATTGATTACGGAAATCGTCGTTAGCTGTATCAAGGGAGATTGGAAAGCGGATATTGCTGCAACCGACAAAAACGAGATCCACATGATTCATTTAGCGGATATTCTGACAGAAGGCATTGTCAAGCAATTCCCTGAGAAATTCTAA
- a CDS encoding NAD-dependent epimerase/dehydratase family protein yields MKRKLLITGAAGTIGNVIYKGLQKDSRYDIIGADIEADDRQGIVQLDIVDEARLAELTQGVDTVLHFAWIKDNGDFLGKVLEGNVSGAYKLFEAAVKNGVRRLIFASSNHATGYYKVYEKVEPDDPYRPDSFYGLSKCYIELLGRLYSDQGKISSINIRIGNFPGDDRPHSERAGHIWISERDMLQLIVCCIEADDKLTYLNLYGTSANTDNYYNIDYLEALIGYKPQDDAAKLLELAKAAGSKVRQDETVYQGGQQQ; encoded by the coding sequence ATGAAACGCAAACTATTGATAACCGGAGCGGCGGGCACCATAGGGAACGTAATTTACAAGGGGCTGCAAAAAGACAGCCGGTATGACATCATCGGTGCGGATATTGAGGCGGACGATAGGCAGGGTATCGTGCAGCTGGACATCGTGGACGAGGCGCGGCTGGCAGAGCTTACGCAAGGAGTCGATACGGTGCTCCATTTTGCCTGGATTAAGGACAACGGGGATTTTCTCGGTAAGGTACTGGAGGGAAATGTGAGCGGCGCGTACAAGTTGTTTGAGGCAGCCGTGAAGAATGGCGTGCGGCGTTTGATATTTGCCAGCTCCAATCATGCGACCGGTTATTACAAGGTTTACGAAAAGGTAGAGCCAGACGATCCGTACCGCCCGGATAGCTTTTACGGACTCAGCAAATGCTATATCGAACTGTTGGGCCGGCTGTATTCAGATCAGGGAAAAATCTCTTCGATTAATATTCGAATCGGCAACTTCCCTGGAGACGATCGACCTCATTCAGAGCGCGCCGGACATATCTGGATATCGGAACGCGATATGCTTCAACTGATCGTTTGCTGCATTGAAGCAGATGACAAACTAACGTATTTGAACTTGTACGGAACCTCCGCTAATACGGATAACTATTATAACATCGATTATCTGGAAGCATTGATCGGATACAAACCTCAGGACGACGCAGCAAAGCTGCTTGAGTTAGCCAAAGCGGCGGGAAGCAAAGTACGTCAGGACGAGACGGTCTATCAGGGAGGCCAGCAACAATAA
- a CDS encoding TetR/AcrR family transcriptional regulator, whose translation MAKVDRRILKTQEALRKAVIELMAGKNFDDITIQDIADQANLNRGTIYLHYQDKYDLLNQIMEAHIHELKEMDTWACEMEWADALVPYFEYFEKNYVLFSTMLASKGAPSSFRTRLLTSFMEGFKGEIDKESGKNAELHEDVMLQYAGTAYVGVIEWWIRNGMPYPPQVMAKQVGTLLARSL comes from the coding sequence ATGGCAAAAGTGGATCGTAGAATCCTAAAAACGCAAGAAGCCTTAAGAAAAGCCGTCATTGAATTGATGGCCGGCAAAAACTTCGATGACATAACCATTCAAGACATCGCAGACCAGGCAAATTTGAATCGCGGCACGATTTATCTGCATTATCAGGACAAGTATGATTTATTGAATCAAATCATGGAGGCACACATTCATGAATTAAAAGAGATGGATACATGGGCGTGTGAAATGGAATGGGCGGATGCTCTCGTGCCGTATTTCGAATATTTTGAAAAGAACTATGTGCTTTTTTCAACCATGTTAGCGTCCAAAGGCGCCCCTTCCTCTTTCAGAACGCGGCTGCTTACGTCTTTCATGGAAGGATTCAAAGGTGAGATCGACAAAGAAAGCGGAAAAAACGCCGAATTGCACGAAGATGTGATGCTGCAATATGCCGGGACTGCTTATGTCGGGGTCATTGAATGGTGGATCCGAAACGGAATGCCTTACCCGCCGCAAGTCATGGCCAAACAAGTGGGGACCTTGTTAGCAAGAAGCCTCTAA
- a CDS encoding NAD(P)-dependent alcohol dehydrogenase gives MMNANARAVFGPEGPFQLTTIERRDLKPHDVLIEIKYAGICHSDIHTARGDWGPVQYPLVPGHEIAGIVARVGSDVTKYTVGDRVGVGCMVDSCGECESCRRGEEQYCLKGHTGTYAATDRYGQYTQGGYSSHIVVTEDFVVRIPDGIALDAAAPLLCAGITTYSPLRHWGAAPGKKIAVVGLGGLGHMAVKLAHAMGAEVTVLSQTLKKKEDGLKLGADHYYATNDPETFNKLAGTFDLIVNTVSAKIDLNAYLSLLAVDGTLVNVGAPPEALPVQVFSLIPHRRSFAGSAIGGIRETQEMLDFCAEHHITPEIEVISANRIDEAWERVLASDVRYRFVIDISTMENE, from the coding sequence ATGATGAATGCTAATGCACGTGCTGTGTTCGGTCCGGAAGGTCCGTTCCAACTAACAACTATTGAGCGAAGGGATCTTAAGCCGCATGATGTGCTCATTGAAATCAAATATGCAGGGATTTGCCACTCGGATATCCATACCGCTCGCGGCGATTGGGGGCCGGTCCAATATCCTCTCGTACCGGGACATGAAATCGCCGGCATTGTCGCCCGGGTTGGCTCGGATGTCACAAAGTACACGGTTGGTGACCGAGTAGGCGTCGGCTGCATGGTTGATTCCTGCGGAGAGTGCGAGAGCTGCCGCAGAGGAGAGGAGCAATATTGTCTGAAAGGACATACGGGTACTTACGCAGCTACCGACAGATATGGTCAATATACACAAGGAGGCTATTCCTCCCATATCGTCGTAACGGAGGATTTCGTCGTACGCATTCCCGACGGCATTGCTCTTGATGCCGCTGCACCGCTCTTATGTGCCGGAATCACAACCTACTCGCCGCTTCGCCATTGGGGTGCCGCTCCTGGCAAGAAGATCGCAGTGGTTGGACTTGGCGGGCTCGGCCACATGGCTGTAAAGCTGGCTCATGCCATGGGAGCCGAAGTCACGGTTTTATCACAGACCTTGAAGAAAAAAGAAGACGGTTTGAAGTTAGGCGCAGACCATTATTATGCTACCAACGATCCGGAGACATTTAACAAGTTGGCCGGCACGTTTGATCTCATCGTGAATACGGTGAGCGCGAAGATTGATTTGAATGCTTATCTCTCGCTGCTGGCGGTGGACGGTACCTTGGTCAACGTCGGTGCACCGCCGGAGGCATTGCCTGTTCAAGTATTTTCGCTAATCCCGCATCGTCGGTCGTTTGCCGGATCGGCAATCGGCGGCATTCGAGAAACGCAGGAAATGCTGGATTTCTGCGCTGAACACCACATAACGCCTGAGATCGAGGTCATCTCCGCAAATCGGATTGATGAGGCTTGGGAACGCGTGCTGGCTTCGGACGTCCGGTATCGATTTGTCATTGATATCAGCACGATGGAGAACGAATAA
- a CDS encoding multidrug effflux MFS transporter, translating to MKYKAQQSSLGFALILATFSALGPFTVDMYLASLPQIAVFFGTSAAAVQASLTTSLLGLGLGQLIMGPLSDMYGRRPPLLTSMILYILSSIGCAFAPSIEWFICLRFIQGVAASAGLVISRAIVRDRFHGVEMTKFIALLTMISNVAPLISPTLGSAVMSYSSWGSVFLFLGALGIALTAITLGGLKESLPVQQRVPSSFSTLIKNYNSLFRERSFMGYALVNGILFAGVFAYVAGTPFIYQNMYGVSPQMFSILFALNGLAIIAGSQIVKLFAGRVTESRLFRIGLIIAFISSAAVLFVVVVHGALSAMFISIFLFAFSIGIIGPISFTLAMESQGHIAGSASAVLGSLQFALGAVTSPLVGIAGENSAIPFGVVIFSTSVLSIAAYLILIQGGQSLTSGKTSSDSSM from the coding sequence ATGAAATATAAAGCTCAACAAAGTTCTCTCGGTTTTGCCCTAATCTTGGCGACATTTTCGGCATTGGGGCCGTTTACGGTCGATATGTACCTGGCGTCGCTTCCGCAAATCGCTGTATTTTTTGGAACAAGCGCAGCTGCGGTTCAAGCGAGTTTAACCACCAGCCTGTTAGGATTAGGATTGGGACAGTTGATCATGGGGCCTTTAAGCGACATGTATGGAAGGCGTCCGCCTTTGCTGACCTCCATGATCTTGTACATCCTTTCCTCGATTGGATGCGCTTTTGCGCCAAGCATCGAGTGGTTCATATGTTTAAGATTCATTCAAGGGGTTGCAGCGTCGGCCGGACTCGTGATTTCGCGAGCGATTGTCCGAGACCGGTTCCATGGTGTTGAAATGACGAAGTTTATCGCGCTCTTAACGATGATCAGCAATGTGGCACCGTTAATTTCGCCAACGCTCGGAAGCGCGGTAATGTCATACAGCTCATGGGGAAGTGTATTTCTGTTCTTGGGGGCGCTAGGCATAGCACTGACCGCGATAACCTTAGGAGGGTTAAAGGAAAGCTTACCTGTACAGCAGCGTGTTCCAAGCAGTTTCAGCACATTGATAAAAAATTATAACAGCTTGTTCCGGGAGCGGTCGTTTATGGGATATGCACTAGTTAACGGCATACTGTTCGCAGGCGTTTTCGCCTATGTGGCGGGTACCCCGTTTATCTATCAGAACATGTACGGCGTGTCGCCGCAAATGTTCTCGATCCTCTTTGCGTTGAACGGCCTTGCGATCATTGCGGGATCTCAAATCGTCAAATTGTTTGCAGGCCGGGTAACGGAAAGCCGGCTATTCAGGATTGGATTAATCATTGCGTTCATATCTTCTGCAGCGGTCTTGTTCGTCGTAGTGGTACATGGCGCATTGTCTGCCATGTTTATTTCGATTTTCTTATTCGCTTTTTCCATTGGGATCATCGGGCCGATCTCTTTTACGCTAGCTATGGAGTCGCAGGGGCATATTGCAGGCAGCGCTTCAGCCGTGCTCGGCTCCTTACAATTCGCATTAGGCGCCGTTACGTCTCCGCTTGTAGGAATTGCGGGCGAAAATTCCGCGATTCCTTTCGGAGTTGTCATCTTTTCCACCAGTGTATTATCTATTGCTGCCTATCTCATCCTGATTCAAGGGGGACAAAGTTTAACCAGCGGTAAAACCAGCTCTGATTCCAGCATGTGA
- a CDS encoding serine hydrolase domain-containing protein — protein MPKTIQRMFTVITCLLLTWTVMAESVSALEDGDRTELWRDIDEYMSRSMKANHIEGASLSISLNDKTFYAKGYGTFGENQSITDETPLPIASLSKSFTALAVLQLVDKGRIDLDEAYVSYFPKLTPQDPRVHDITVRHLLNQTSGLTDGSNPDMTRTPQFQALHEANRLLNEVELAHKPGTTYSYHNPNYVLLANLVESISGERFSDYLNRHIFKPLGMNHTYSVSTTHQINGNEAIPPGHYSILGRSVNRSEPLWFIDGPAGIVSTAEDMSRWMIAQYSGDLLPPALMKQFHSAGEASPYGMGWLADHDPSGGRTISHSGIFWTYKSEETVFLDEQMGIAVMFNSGLNAFVNYSGIIDGVAAMMRGEQPNISFLNDRNMSMIMMALILATLVWGGYASIRIRRKKKRLTIGMFILISVIRLIPVLILLSLPPLLTFIGGGRVLPWSGLWTTLSSPIIWLVVWSLVNFVHVACYYIVYARYAKNSQSMANNP, from the coding sequence ATGCCGAAAACAATACAAAGAATGTTTACCGTAATTACCTGCCTGCTGCTAACTTGGACCGTGATGGCGGAGTCCGTATCTGCATTGGAGGACGGGGACCGCACGGAACTTTGGCGGGACATTGACGAATACATGAGCCGGAGCATGAAGGCCAACCATATCGAAGGAGCGTCCTTGTCGATCTCCTTAAACGATAAGACCTTCTATGCCAAAGGTTATGGTACGTTTGGTGAAAACCAAAGCATAACGGACGAAACCCCTCTACCCATTGCTTCGCTTAGCAAGTCCTTTACCGCATTAGCCGTTCTGCAGTTGGTGGATAAAGGCCGGATTGATCTGGATGAGGCTTACGTTTCCTATTTTCCCAAACTGACTCCTCAGGATCCCCGAGTTCATGACATAACGGTCCGGCATTTATTGAATCAGACCAGCGGCCTGACGGATGGCTCCAATCCCGATATGACGAGGACTCCGCAATTCCAAGCACTGCACGAGGCGAACCGGTTATTAAATGAGGTTGAACTCGCCCATAAACCTGGAACAACTTACAGCTACCACAATCCCAATTACGTGCTGTTGGCGAACCTCGTGGAAAGCATCAGTGGAGAGCGGTTTTCGGATTACCTGAATCGTCATATTTTTAAACCCCTGGGTATGAACCATACGTACAGCGTCAGCACGACGCATCAAATCAATGGGAATGAAGCGATCCCGCCGGGTCATTACTCGATTCTGGGCCGCTCCGTGAATCGCTCAGAGCCGCTGTGGTTTATTGACGGTCCCGCAGGGATCGTTTCAACCGCGGAAGACATGTCCAGGTGGATGATTGCCCAATATAGCGGCGACCTTCTTCCCCCGGCGTTGATGAAGCAATTTCATTCAGCCGGAGAAGCTTCGCCGTACGGCATGGGTTGGCTCGCAGACCATGATCCATCGGGAGGCCGAACGATCTCCCACAGCGGCATTTTCTGGACGTACAAGTCGGAAGAAACGGTTTTTTTGGACGAGCAAATGGGGATCGCGGTGATGTTTAATTCAGGATTGAACGCATTTGTGAATTACTCGGGAATCATCGATGGGGTCGCGGCTATGATGAGGGGAGAACAGCCCAACATCTCATTTCTTAACGATCGAAACATGTCTATGATCATGATGGCGTTGATTCTCGCAACGCTTGTATGGGGCGGCTATGCTTCTATTCGTATTCGTCGGAAGAAAAAACGCCTTACGATCGGCATGTTCATTCTCATATCGGTCATTAGGCTGATTCCGGTCCTCATCCTCTTGTCTCTCCCCCCATTGCTGACGTTTATCGGCGGAGGGCGCGTGCTGCCATGGTCCGGTCTTTGGACTACCCTATCGTCACCGATCATCTGGCTCGTTGTATGGTCGCTCGTCAATTTCGTGCATGTGGCTTGCTATTATATCGTCTATGCTCGTTACGCTAAGAATAGTCAATCGATGGCTAACAACCCATAA
- a CDS encoding HAMP domain-containing sensor histidine kinase codes for MAKLVNRLLLERLNLLQSFILLCILTLFAVLAMITLEFAWAEILRERFEEADWLLPSLVAAVLLTVAAGIVAMAVLFYRWKLKRPLTILMQASKKISANDLGFSISYDSRDEMGELIAVFENMRSQLEINLKALWRSVEERKQLNAIFAHDLRTPLSVLKGYAEFLATYVPEKKLSEEKILDLIHTMNLHIVRLENYAEAMSSIQKLEDTPVHRDPVDIIPFTALLNDSANQIASQFGINFASSIDNADSEISLDAHVVMQVFENLVANAARYATSQVNARFIIREASMDIAVTDDGPGFSNEALNKAALPFYRGDMWDATEHRGLGLYVCKVLCEIHGGSLQVENGPQGGGCVTASFGS; via the coding sequence ATGGCTAAACTCGTAAATAGGCTGCTGCTAGAAAGACTTAATTTGCTGCAATCGTTCATCCTGTTATGCATTCTTACGCTTTTTGCTGTACTGGCCATGATCACTTTGGAATTTGCCTGGGCGGAGATCCTGCGGGAGCGTTTTGAAGAGGCCGATTGGTTGCTGCCCTCCCTCGTCGCGGCGGTGCTGTTGACGGTAGCCGCAGGAATTGTCGCCATGGCCGTTCTATTTTACAGATGGAAGCTAAAACGACCGCTGACGATTCTGATGCAAGCATCCAAGAAGATCTCGGCCAACGATCTAGGCTTCAGCATCTCCTATGACAGCCGGGACGAGATGGGCGAGCTCATCGCCGTATTTGAAAACATGCGGTCACAATTGGAAATCAATTTAAAGGCACTCTGGCGTTCGGTGGAGGAGCGCAAGCAGCTCAATGCAATTTTTGCCCATGATCTAAGGACGCCGCTGTCTGTGCTGAAAGGGTACGCCGAGTTTCTCGCCACCTATGTTCCCGAGAAGAAATTGTCGGAAGAGAAGATTCTGGACCTGATCCATACCATGAACCTTCACATCGTTCGCCTGGAGAACTATGCGGAGGCCATGAGCTCGATTCAGAAACTGGAGGATACCCCGGTGCATCGCGATCCCGTGGATATCATCCCATTCACGGCTTTGTTGAACGACAGTGCCAATCAAATAGCTAGTCAATTCGGCATAAACTTTGCCTCATCCATTGATAACGCTGATTCTGAAATCAGCCTGGATGCCCATGTCGTCATGCAGGTATTCGAGAACCTGGTAGCCAATGCGGCGCGTTACGCAACCAGTCAGGTGAACGCTCGTTTTATCATTCGGGAAGCCTCTATGGATATTGCCGTCACGGACGACGGACCCGGTTTCTCGAACGAAGCCCTAAACAAGGCTGCTCTTCCTTTTTACCGCGGGGATATGTGGGATGCAACCGAACATCGTGGGCTAGGACTGTATGTTTGCAAGGTGCTTTGCGAAATACATGGCGGGAGCTTGCAGGTCGAAAACGGACCTCAAGGCGGCGGGTGCGTAACCGCAAGTTTTGGATCGTAG
- a CDS encoding response regulator transcription factor yields MHKILIVDDEADLRKLLTDYFEINGYFVMTAKDSREAMRKVELGPDLVLLDINMPEENGLEVCERIRGFVSCPILFLTARIEDADKIAGFRAGGDDYILKPFSIRELGARVEAHLRREQRVLTKASVRFNHDLVINYTARELYFQDKRIPLAKKEFDIIELLSMNPGMVFEKERIYEKIWGLDEEGDSSVIAEHIRRIRNKFKEYGCSDRIETVWGVGYKWLNS; encoded by the coding sequence ATGCATAAGATACTAATCGTGGACGATGAGGCGGATCTTCGAAAGCTGCTGACCGATTACTTTGAAATCAATGGATATTTTGTCATGACGGCCAAGGACAGCCGGGAAGCTATGCGAAAAGTGGAACTAGGACCCGATCTCGTATTGCTCGATATCAACATGCCTGAGGAGAACGGCCTTGAAGTATGCGAAAGAATTAGAGGCTTTGTCTCGTGCCCCATCTTATTTTTGACCGCTCGAATCGAAGATGCCGATAAAATAGCCGGCTTTCGGGCAGGAGGTGATGACTATATCCTGAAACCTTTCAGTATTCGCGAGCTTGGCGCCAGAGTAGAAGCGCATTTGCGCAGGGAACAGCGAGTCCTAACCAAAGCCTCGGTGAGGTTTAACCATGATTTGGTCATTAATTATACGGCCCGGGAGCTCTATTTCCAGGATAAACGAATACCTCTGGCCAAAAAAGAGTTCGACATTATCGAATTACTGTCCATGAATCCCGGCATGGTATTCGAGAAGGAGCGCATTTACGAGAAAATTTGGGGCCTGGACGAAGAAGGCGATAGCAGCGTCATCGCGGAGCATATTCGGCGAATTCGCAACAAATTCAAGGAATACGGCTGCAGCGATCGAATCGAGACGGTGTGGGGAGTAGGATACAAATGGCTAAACTCGTAA
- a CDS encoding MarR family winged helix-turn-helix transcriptional regulator, translating to MKDVLREIGMIARSLDSISNIEFKQYDLTKGQYLYLVRICEHPGIIQEKLSEMIKVDRTTTARAIQKLEMNGFIDKREDQYNKKIKKLFPTEKGSHVYPLIKRENDYSNLVALSGFSASEVEVMFELLQRVRHNVEKDWEFVKKGNKRHY from the coding sequence ATGAAGGACGTACTACGTGAGATTGGTATGATCGCCAGGTCATTGGATTCGATAAGCAATATTGAGTTTAAGCAATACGACCTTACAAAAGGACAGTATTTGTACCTCGTGCGAATATGTGAACACCCAGGAATTATTCAAGAAAAATTATCTGAAATGATAAAGGTCGACCGAACAACAACGGCCCGGGCTATACAGAAGCTTGAGATGAATGGGTTTATTGATAAGAGAGAAGATCAATATAACAAAAAAATCAAAAAACTGTTTCCTACGGAGAAAGGGAGCCATGTGTATCCATTAATAAAAAGGGAGAACGATTATTCCAATTTGGTTGCACTATCCGGATTCTCTGCAAGCGAAGTAGAAGTCATGTTCGAGCTTCTCCAAAGAGTCCGACACAATGTGGAAAAAGACTGGGAGTTTGTTAAAAAGGGTAACAAGCGACACTATTGA
- a CDS encoding GNAT family N-acetyltransferase, with amino-acid sequence MTITIEKCTIKDLGLLQEISIKTFNETFKDQNSPENMKAYLDKAFHLNQLEKELSNIFSEFYFIYAGREIAGYLKINTQHAQSEAMGDDCLEIERIYIKQSFHKQGLGKYLMNQAVEIALERNLRKIWLGVWEKNENAITFYNKMGFVQTGTHTFYMGDEEQIDLIMTHTLSEIRRRALLQ; translated from the coding sequence GTGACCATAACTATAGAAAAGTGCACGATTAAAGATCTGGGCTTACTTCAAGAAATAAGCATTAAAACATTTAACGAGACTTTTAAGGATCAAAATTCGCCTGAAAATATGAAAGCCTACTTAGATAAAGCTTTCCATTTGAATCAATTGGAAAAAGAATTATCGAATATCTTTTCGGAATTCTATTTTATTTATGCTGGTAGGGAAATTGCAGGATATTTAAAAATTAACACCCAGCATGCTCAGTCTGAAGCAATGGGCGATGATTGCCTAGAGATCGAGCGGATCTATATCAAGCAAAGCTTTCATAAACAGGGGCTTGGCAAATATCTAATGAATCAAGCCGTAGAGATCGCGTTGGAACGCAATCTAAGGAAGATCTGGCTAGGGGTTTGGGAAAAAAATGAGAATGCCATTACCTTTTATAATAAAATGGGGTTTGTTCAGACGGGGACCCATACTTTCTATATGGGGGATGAAGAGCAAATCGATCTTATCATGACCCACACACTTTCGGAAATCAGGCGGCGAGCGCTTTTACAATGA